A portion of the Simkania negevensis Z genome contains these proteins:
- a CDS encoding Lpg1974 family pore-forming outer membrane protein, translating into MKRLWQTLLLILPLSLNAFHYGSNDRESTGKXAEESSNVITPDAGPSVKGGINVFFTADFLYWSARMDGLAFATSGLGNNRSTVNKGHAHFPNWNWKPGFKVGIGHNLPHDGWDVFIEYTYIRNNAFRSVQGETLDPNWDVSDLTSFIPADRIPGVISYARGSWDLKFNVFDLELGRNYFVSQYLSVRPFSGFKFTWQDINYHVRYRTLXTDQIPESYLRMRNDVDFWGIGLRSGLDLTWHVDTIFSVYGNLALTALWAQYEILRRDTRTDXASPNPNPTPQLGTDLITYNAEKDFHSIKGVLELSIGLRGEWWFADERYHFLIQAGWEEQLWINHNQFIKLHFVESAHGDMVLQGFVLKARFDF; encoded by the coding sequence ATGAAACGACTATGGCAAACGCTTTTACTCATCCTTCCCCTTTCTTTAAATGCCTTCCACTATGGCTCAAACGATCGCGAGTCGACTGGRAAAATKGCTGAAGAGTCTTCAAATGTCATTACTCCCGATGCAGGACCAAGTGTCAAAGGAGGCATCAACGTCTTTTTCACAGCTGATTTCCTCTATTGGTCCGCACGGATGGACGGGCTAGCATTTGCCACATCTGGATTAGGTAATAATCGCAGTACCGTCAATAAAGGTCATGCCCATTTCCCTAACTGGAATTGGAAACCTGGTTTTAAAGTGGGAATTGGGCACAATCTCCCACATGATGGTTGGGATGTCTTTATTGAATATACTTACATACGCAACAACGCATTTCGTAGTGTGCAAGGTGAAACCTTAGACCCCAACTGGGACGTTTCAGATCTCACTTCCTTTATCCCAGCTGACCGCATCCCAGGGGTAATTAGCTATGCACGAGGAAGCTGGGACCTCAAATTTAACGTCTTTGACCTCGAACTCGGAAGAAACTATTTTGTCAGCCAATACTTATCAGTTCGCCCTTTTTCGGGTTTTAAATTCACTTGGCAAGATATCAACTATCACGTTCGCTACCGCACACTACWCACCGATCAAATTCCTGAATCTTATTTACGTATGAGAAATGATGTTGACTTCTGGGGCATAGGCCTTCGCTCAGGTTTGGATCTGACTTGGCATGTTGACACCATCTTTAGCGTTTACGGAAATCTTGCCTTAACAGCACTCTGGGCGCAGTATGAAATTTTGCGTCGTGATACCCGCACAGATTTKGCAAGCCCCAATCCAAATCCGACACCACAATTGGGAACAGACCTTATCACTTACAACGCAGAAAAAGACTTCCACTCGATAAAAGGAGTCTTAGAACTTTCAATTGGTTTACGTGGAGAATGGTGGTTTGCAGATGAACGGTATCATTTTCTCATTCAAGCCGGATGGGAAGAACAGCTTTGGATCAACCACAACCAATTCATCAAACTTCATTTTGTAGAAAGTGCACATGGAGACATGGTTCTTCAAGGTTTTGTCTTGAAAGCTCGCTTTGATTTCTAA
- a CDS encoding Ppx/GppA phosphatase family protein encodes MSIDAIDSQEGLFEGAYFQENSIMPVDVLSLNLIPEIEMSTLEKVQLNSEVIERRAIIDVGSGGTKFLIADFNRATGDYTIVKEGKMNVPYQKALNASKDHTFDPEIRAQGIAAFQEIQEVFYQYGVQQSYAFATEAFRQAGNATDFVAEIANRSGINVHILEQKDEAAIAFQQAALHLGIPQEQLVVLEIGTGSFQLSIKDETAHMGDLGSVPFHEHIVQEILGVTADGKITSLTDEQMKTADKLARDIARQAEKDIKNVIRGDAGRAIVGIGNLFTRSLAPHATTPDVIVRKDIRNFIQEILQKTPEEIQSDPFLSSDLSNAILALGFMKALQIHEIHVLDTSNTTTILRNEGNWS; translated from the coding sequence ATGTCAATTGATGCTATTGATTCTCAAGAAGGTTTATTTGAAGGAGCCTACTTTCAAGAAAATTCTATCATGCCAGTCGATGTTCTCTCTTTAAACCTCATTCCTGAGATCGAGATGAGTACACTTGAAAAAGTACAGCTCAACTCTGAGGTGATAGAGCGCCGTGCAATCATTGATGTGGGGTCAGGTGGAACCAAGTTTCTTATCGCAGACTTCAATCGAGCAACTGGAGACTACACCATTGTTAAAGAAGGGAAAATGAACGTCCCCTATCAAAAAGCCTTGAACGCTTCTAAAGATCACACCTTTGATCCAGAAATACGTGCACAAGGAATCGCAGCTTTTCAAGAAATTCAAGAGGTTTTTTATCAATACGGTGTCCAACAAAGTTATGCATTTGCAACCGAAGCCTTTCGCCAAGCAGGAAATGCTACTGATTTTGTTGCAGAAATCGCCAACAGATCGGGAATCAACGTTCATATTCTAGAGCAAAAAGACGAAGCTGCGATTGCGTTTCAGCAAGCAGCGCTTCATCTTGGAATTCCTCAAGAACAACTCGTTGTCCTTGAAATTGGAACAGGAAGTTTTCAACTTTCAATCAAAGATGAAACCGCTCATATGGGTGATCTAGGCTCTGTTCCTTTCCACGAGCATATTGTACAAGAAATTCTCGGAGTCACGGCGGATGGAAAAATCACTTCGCTTACCGATGAGCAAATGAAAACAGCTGATAAGCTTGCACGCGATATCGCCAGACAAGCTGAAAAAGACATCAAAAATGTCATTCGAGGAGACGCAGGACGCGCCATTGTTGGGATAGGCAACCTCTTCACAAGAAGTTTAGCACCCCACGCCACCACCCCTGATGTCATCGTGCGCAAGGATATTCGCAATTTCATCCAAGAAATCCTTCAAAAAACTCCAGAAGAGATCCAAAGCGATCCCTTCCTAAGTAGCGATCTTTCTAATGCCATTTTAGCTCTCGGATTCATGAAAGCCCTTCAAATTCATGAAATCCATGTTCTCGACACCTCTAATACTACTACCATTTTGAGAAACGAAGGCAACTGGTCTTAA
- the sctR gene encoding type III secretion system export apparatus subunit SctR encodes MTRAKTLYRTPFLLFLLFFSFFAMSPTLSYAQEGGEAKATINPQQEQTPEEMQQEQLENIGGMSRFGAPNVVTMLAVITLLALLPFAILLLTSYTKIVIVLSLVRNALGVQQAPPNQVLNGIALLMTIYVMFPTGVAMYNAGKNYIQNEAPANLFTADTASYLVNVIDKSKDPLRDFLIRNMSTAHQKNFYQLAYRSLPADYRNELSPNDFIVLIPAYITSQIKGAFEIGVLIYLPFFVIDLVTSNILLAMGMMMLSPLTIALPLKLLLIVMVDGWTLIIQGLVLTYK; translated from the coding sequence ATGACACGAGCGAAAACACTCTATCGGACACCATTTCTTCTCTTCCTCTTGTTCTTTTCCTTCTTTGCGATGAGCCCTACTCTTTCTTATGCTCAAGAAGGGGGAGAAGCTAAGGCAACAATCAATCCACAACAAGAACAAACTCCAGAAGAGATGCAGCAAGAGCAACTCGAAAATATTGGGGGCATGAGCCGATTTGGGGCTCCAAATGTCGTCACAATGCTTGCGGTCATTACCCTACTCGCTCTTCTTCCTTTTGCTATCCTTCTCCTAACTTCCTACACAAAAATTGTCATCGTTCTCTCTCTTGTTCGAAATGCCTTAGGGGTGCAACAGGCACCTCCCAACCAAGTCTTAAACGGAATCGCACTCCTCATGACCATCTATGTCATGTTTCCAACGGGAGTGGCTATGTACAATGCTGGGAAAAACTACATTCAAAACGAAGCTCCCGCAAATCTCTTTACTGCTGACACCGCTTCCTATCTTGTGAACGTCATAGACAAGTCCAAAGACCCCTTGCGCGACTTTCTCATCCGAAACATGTCGACTGCGCATCAAAAAAACTTCTATCAGCTCGCCTACCGAAGCCTTCCAGCCGACTATCGAAATGAACTCTCTCCAAACGACTTTATCGTTTTGATTCCAGCCTACATCACCTCGCAAATTAAAGGTGCTTTTGAAATTGGAGTTCTCATTTATCTTCCCTTCTTTGTGATTGACCTGGTCACTTCGAACATTCTACTTGCTATGGGAATGATGATGCTTTCACCCTTAACAATCGCTCTCCCACTTAAACTTCTTCTCATTGTAATGGTAGACGGTTGGACACTGATTATTCAAGGACTTGTACTAACCTATAAATAA
- a CDS encoding M48 family metalloprotease, translated as MFSRLETQYQQAERFRSANLSSKFAQAFQYHMLGKAPHRIPELLAIMVKKILPPLANYLANLASKTIQFQAITEDDSKWKELAFLTEKLRVKAGLTTQVTPCYSLTDPSLITSFDEGIVLNEYLLTCPSHEKEFLIMHEIKHIHLSHLTVRLGLSYFFAALDLILLYYYPLAILCVEVGAFYIENAVYQHQEYQADFEAIKALGTSRGAVETFRKKMDQVYPLPPTFHSLDLQHEARKIQEWACSYSEITHPSVTSRLHAALKIS; from the coding sequence ATGTTCTCACGACTCGAAACACAGTATCAGCAAGCTGAGCGATTTCGCTCAGCCAATCTCTCTAGCAAGTTTGCGCAGGCTTTCCAGTATCACATGCTCGGGAAAGCTCCTCACCGCATTCCTGAGCTCCTGGCTATTATGGTCAAAAAAATCCTTCCCCCACTTGCAAATTACCTCGCAAATTTAGCCTCTAAAACGATCCAATTCCAAGCGATTACAGAAGATGATTCGAAGTGGAAAGAGCTTGCCTTTCTGACAGAAAAATTAAGGGTGAAAGCAGGCCTTACTACACAAGTGACCCCTTGCTATTCCTTAACTGATCCGTCGCTTATCACCTCTTTTGATGAAGGGATTGTTTTGAATGAGTATCTTTTAACGTGTCCTTCACACGAAAAAGAGTTCCTCATCATGCACGAAATCAAGCACATTCACCTCTCTCACTTAACAGTTCGATTAGGCCTCAGCTACTTCTTTGCAGCTCTCGATTTGATTCTTCTCTACTACTACCCATTAGCAATTCTCTGCGTTGAAGTGGGAGCGTTTTATATTGAAAATGCTGTCTATCAACATCAAGAATACCAAGCTGATTTTGAAGCTATTAAAGCCTTGGGAACGAGCCGAGGAGCTGTTGAAACATTTAGAAAAAAAATGGACCAAGTCTACCCCTTACCCCCCACTTTTCACTCACTAGACCTTCAGCATGAAGCTAGAAAAATCCAAGAGTGGGCTTGTAGTTACTCCGAAATCACCCACCCTAGCGTCACGAGCCGCCTTCACGCGGCTCTCAAAATTTCTTGA
- a CDS encoding type III secretion periplasmic lipoprotein codes for MMRNKIKSWLRSLIVLGSLSSTLLIFTGCDSNQAIVSNIDEKEANVILVLLESKGIPAQKAKSETTQIGGGGAPKYSIMVPEKNTIDAIAYLNQNGFPRQQGTNLLDLFAKQGLMTSDKEETIRYQAGLAQQLTNTILMIDGVIDASVQLSFPPEESVLGTPGQTQQKRITAAVYVKHQGVIDDPNIHLENKIKRLISGSVTGLDINDVTVVSDRSRFTDITLGATPESLSGKPGEYVSIWNIVMSKESAARFRFLFFFITALAVILAVAFGWLVWKFYPTLKKKGAFKTLLSPIPWIGGKKGSEETSSSRETPPEG; via the coding sequence ATGATGAGAAATAAGATAAAAAGTTGGTTACGTTCTTTAATAGTTCTGGGAAGCTTATCAAGCACATTACTCATTTTTACAGGGTGTGATAGCAACCAAGCAATCGTCAGCAACATTGATGAAAAAGAAGCAAATGTGATTCTAGTCCTACTCGAAAGCAAAGGAATTCCAGCCCAAAAAGCGAAAAGCGAAACCACTCAAATTGGTGGTGGTGGTGCCCCAAAATACTCCATCATGGTCCCTGAAAAGAACACGATTGATGCAATCGCCTATCTCAATCAAAATGGATTTCCAAGACAACAAGGAACTAACCTTCTCGACCTCTTTGCCAAACAAGGTCTGATGACATCAGATAAAGAGGAAACCATCCGCTACCAAGCAGGTCTTGCCCAGCAGTTAACAAATACAATTTTGATGATCGACGGGGTCATTGATGCCAGCGTCCAACTCTCCTTTCCACCTGAAGAATCCGTACTCGGAACCCCAGGACAAACACAACAAAAACGAATCACAGCAGCAGTATACGTCAAGCATCAAGGAGTCATCGACGATCCTAATATTCACCTTGAAAATAAGATCAAGCGACTCATTTCTGGGAGTGTCACAGGGCTTGATATCAATGACGTCACGGTTGTTTCCGATAGGTCTCGCTTTACAGATATTACCCTTGGAGCTACACCCGAATCTCTCTCAGGCAAACCTGGAGAATATGTCAGCATTTGGAATATTGTGATGAGCAAAGAGTCTGCGGCTCGCTTCCGTTTTCTCTTCTTCTTCATCACAGCACTTGCCGTCATCCTAGCCGTTGCCTTTGGCTGGCTCGTCTGGAAGTTTTACCCAACTTTGAAAAAGAAAGGGGCATTTAAAACTCTGCTAAGCCCCATTCCATGGATAGGAGGTAAAAAAGGTTCAGAAGAAACTTCTTCATCGAGAGAAACACCACCAGAAGGTTGA
- a CDS encoding EscT/YscT/HrcT family type III secretion system export apparatus protein, whose protein sequence is MSLFMLAFMRMAPIVMLAPFLGAKTAPVMARTGLAIFMSILFLPILAQHAEPPHGFTMAFLVYCTKELMVGFFLGFLIAMPFYMVQSSGIIIDYLRGASIMQSQDPSMQNQSSPIGILYNFVMITVFFNVQGPFLFFEGIATSYEIIPADSFINPAFFTMNLPFWQVAADMINKIITIAIQLASPCLVAILMAEMFLGIANRLAPQVQIAFLGMSIKSLLGLMLLWAGWFFILKQFTSQTFSWLEMMDKLIQSFYYLVPKSSV, encoded by the coding sequence ATGTCGCTTTTCATGCTCGCCTTTATGCGGATGGCACCAATTGTGATGTTAGCCCCTTTTTTAGGTGCAAAAACAGCTCCAGTCATGGCGCGAACAGGACTCGCAATTTTCATGAGCATTCTTTTTCTCCCCATCCTCGCGCAGCACGCCGAACCTCCTCACGGATTTACTATGGCCTTTCTTGTCTACTGCACAAAAGAACTCATGGTGGGATTTTTCCTCGGTTTTTTGATTGCTATGCCGTTTTACATGGTCCAGTCAAGCGGTATTATCATCGATTACTTAAGAGGTGCGTCCATCATGCAATCGCAAGACCCCTCAATGCAAAACCAATCGTCCCCTATTGGAATTTTGTATAACTTCGTTATGATCACCGTATTTTTCAACGTCCAGGGCCCCTTTCTCTTTTTTGAGGGAATTGCGACCTCCTATGAAATCATCCCTGCCGACAGCTTTATCAACCCTGCATTTTTTACAATGAATCTTCCCTTTTGGCAGGTTGCAGCTGATATGATCAACAAGATCATCACCATCGCAATTCAACTTGCTTCTCCTTGTCTTGTTGCAATCCTCATGGCAGAAATGTTTCTGGGAATTGCTAACCGCTTAGCCCCTCAAGTCCAAATCGCCTTTTTGGGCATGTCGATCAAATCTTTACTCGGTCTCATGTTGCTTTGGGCAGGATGGTTTTTTATCCTTAAGCAATTCACTTCGCAAACATTCTCCTGGCTCGAGATGATGGATAAACTCATCCAAAGCTTCTACTATCTCGTACCAAAATCTAGTGTCTAA
- a CDS encoding Lpg1974 family pore-forming outer membrane protein, whose amino-acid sequence MKAKFKTLLGICGLFCISQMAFATTDSTSSGSSKPRKPMYREITPNAGPRVAYGYDIFLTADFIYWKAKQSGMSYATTGILTQAPAAPFEPLENGHDAQVKYDWDPGFKAGAGLNFWHDGWDIYIEYTWLHTDGSDSIARPNGVIPAFTLPPNVIDGDILNGNSARSKGHLHFNVIDLELGRNFYISQFLMLRPHVGFKGTWQNQDWRTRYDSNDLQLRVQQGNPIPLSGPYRMHHHNIYYGVGFRTGIDMAWHFTTNWSIFGDVSWTAMWSRYRLIRHDAVNNDATDEKQWNMNTRSNFFDVKFIGEFQIGLRFEMWFADDRYHFQIQAGWEEQVWINHMTFINGISPSPFFDLTTQGGTAMVRFDF is encoded by the coding sequence ATGAAAGCAAAATTCAAGACTCTACTTGGAATCTGTGGGCTATTTTGCATCAGCCAAATGGCTTTTGCAACCACTGATTCAACTTCAAGCGGTTCCTCAAAACCGCGCAAGCCAATGTACCGTGAAATCACACCGAATGCAGGACCTCGTGTCGCTTATGGATATGATATCTTTCTCACTGCAGATTTTATTTACTGGAAAGCCAAGCAAAGTGGAATGAGCTATGCAACGACTGGCATTCTAACACAAGCCCCCGCTGCACCTTTTGAACCCCTTGAAAACGGACATGATGCTCAAGTAAAATACGATTGGGATCCAGGTTTTAAAGCTGGTGCAGGCCTTAATTTTTGGCATGATGGCTGGGATATCTATATCGAATATACCTGGCTACACACAGATGGATCTGATTCCATTGCACGCCCCAATGGAGTGATTCCTGCTTTTACACTCCCTCCAAATGTCATTGACGGAGACATCCTTAACGGAAATTCAGCAAGATCTAAAGGACACCTTCATTTTAACGTGATTGATCTCGAGCTAGGACGTAATTTTTACATCAGCCAGTTCCTTATGCTCAGACCTCACGTTGGATTCAAAGGAACATGGCAAAATCAAGATTGGAGAACCCGTTACGATTCAAATGATCTCCAACTAAGAGTTCAACAAGGAAACCCTATTCCCTTATCTGGTCCTTACCGCATGCACCATCATAATATATACTATGGCGTAGGATTTAGAACAGGAATCGACATGGCATGGCATTTCACAACCAACTGGAGCATTTTTGGCGATGTCTCATGGACAGCTATGTGGTCTCGCTATCGCCTCATCCGTCACGACGCGGTTAATAACGATGCAACAGATGAAAAGCAATGGAACATGAATACACGCTCCAATTTTTTCGATGTGAAGTTTATCGGCGAATTTCAAATTGGACTCCGCTTTGAAATGTGGTTTGCAGATGATCGGTATCACTTCCAAATCCAGGCAGGATGGGAAGAGCAAGTTTGGATCAACCACATGACCTTTATCAACGGAATTAGTCCCTCACCATTCTTCGATCTCACCACACAAGGTGGAACCGCAATGGTGCGCTTCGATTTTTAA
- a CDS encoding glycosyltransferase family 2 protein: MINDEPYIIILNWNGKQDTLDCLESLTHVKTPHQIIVVDNGSADDSVQAISTAFPLILLIETGENLGYAEGNNVGIREALKRGATHLLILNNDTTVEPDFLDAFLASDDAIQGAKPLLASDPTTLDHLGGTWEMKKGTFSLIGYREKASLWKERIPLDYVCGVALFAKAEVFKKIGLFEPRFFLFWEESDWCARAKRAGYQPYFCPKAKLNHKVSASFTGGKAHTTYFWWRNRLFWVKRNCSKKEKRSLYLRILIPEMSHILKLYPIKALQLALLKIVKPHIDLSEKEKRLRNYKAALTGMKDYFFGRFGNGPSWIFKSSVS; this comes from the coding sequence ATGATAAACGATGAGCCCTACATCATCATTCTCAATTGGAATGGCAAGCAAGACACCCTCGACTGTCTCGAAAGCCTTACCCATGTGAAGACTCCCCATCAAATTATCGTCGTTGACAATGGTTCCGCCGATGATTCAGTCCAAGCGATCTCCACAGCCTTTCCCTTGATTCTTCTCATAGAAACAGGGGAAAACCTCGGGTATGCCGAAGGAAATAATGTTGGAATCCGCGAAGCTTTAAAGCGCGGAGCCACCCACCTACTCATTCTCAACAACGACACTACTGTCGAACCTGATTTTCTAGATGCATTCTTAGCAAGTGATGACGCCATTCAAGGAGCCAAACCTCTCCTTGCAAGCGACCCTACAACCCTCGATCATCTAGGGGGCACTTGGGAAATGAAAAAAGGGACCTTTTCTCTTATTGGCTATCGTGAAAAAGCAAGTCTGTGGAAAGAGAGAATCCCCTTAGACTACGTTTGTGGTGTCGCCCTCTTTGCCAAAGCTGAAGTATTCAAAAAAATTGGACTCTTTGAACCCCGATTTTTTCTGTTTTGGGAAGAAAGCGATTGGTGCGCTCGTGCCAAACGGGCCGGTTATCAGCCTTACTTTTGTCCAAAAGCTAAGCTCAACCACAAAGTTTCTGCATCTTTTACAGGAGGGAAAGCCCATACGACTTATTTTTGGTGGAGAAACCGCCTTTTTTGGGTCAAGCGTAACTGCTCCAAAAAAGAAAAGAGAAGCCTCTATCTTCGCATCCTGATTCCAGAAATGAGCCATATCCTCAAGCTTTATCCAATAAAAGCATTGCAACTCGCTCTTCTCAAAATCGTGAAACCACATATTGATCTCTCTGAAAAGGAAAAGCGACTCCGGAATTATAAAGCAGCGCTGACTGGGATGAAAGACTACTTTTTCGGTCGTTTTGGAAATGGCCCCTCATGGATATTTAAGAGTTCTGTTTCCTAA
- a CDS encoding HrpE/YscL family type III secretion apparatus protein produces the protein MSKYFSLIFSGEVHRAEEDKILPEEEYSVLLDALEVLAKAKEDVKTYLKQNKEECEKVLKKAEEAGFNKGLTEFNKQILLYEQKMKVVEHDLQKMILPLALKAAKKIVGRELETRPDTIVDIVRQTLKPVTQNHHIKIYVNKKDREILEEKKQDLRKSLDQVQTFSIEEREDVSPGGCIIETEAGIINASLENQWRALEAAFEAFMKH, from the coding sequence ATGAGTAAATATTTTTCTCTAATCTTTTCAGGTGAAGTCCATCGTGCAGAAGAAGACAAAATTCTTCCCGAAGAAGAGTATAGTGTCCTTTTGGATGCACTAGAAGTTTTAGCTAAAGCAAAAGAAGACGTCAAAACTTACCTCAAGCAAAACAAAGAAGAATGTGAAAAAGTCCTCAAAAAAGCTGAAGAAGCCGGCTTTAATAAAGGACTCACAGAATTTAACAAACAAATTTTGCTCTACGAGCAAAAGATGAAAGTGGTGGAGCACGACCTCCAAAAAATGATTCTTCCCTTAGCCTTAAAAGCTGCAAAAAAAATTGTTGGAAGAGAACTTGAAACAAGACCCGATACCATCGTTGATATTGTTCGTCAAACACTTAAGCCTGTCACCCAAAACCATCACATCAAAATCTACGTGAACAAAAAAGACCGCGAAATTCTTGAAGAAAAAAAACAAGACCTGAGGAAATCTCTAGACCAAGTACAAACTTTTAGTATCGAAGAAAGAGAAGATGTCTCACCAGGGGGTTGTATTATAGAGACCGAAGCTGGTATCATCAATGCAAGTTTAGAAAATCAATGGCGTGCACTCGAGGCAGCCTTTGAAGCATTTATGAAGCATTAA
- the sctS gene encoding type III secretion system export apparatus subunit SctS, with amino-acid sequence MYQSEIYQLSYQALLLILILSGPPIIISMALGLFVAIFQAATQIQEQTLSFTVKLVAVIMTLILMGGFLSGQIMQFAGNIFQNFSKWNT; translated from the coding sequence ATGTACCAATCAGAAATTTACCAACTTTCTTATCAAGCCTTACTTCTCATCCTTATTTTATCAGGTCCTCCTATCATTATTAGTATGGCCCTCGGTCTTTTTGTGGCCATCTTTCAAGCAGCCACACAGATTCAAGAACAAACCCTTTCTTTTACCGTGAAACTCGTCGCTGTTATTATGACGTTGATCTTAATGGGAGGGTTTTTAAGCGGGCAAATCATGCAATTTGCCGGCAACATTTTCCAAAACTTCTCGAAATGGAACACATAG
- a CDS encoding glycosyltransferase family 9 protein → MSENSTMSWKNTLLIGISKLFSTSKNEVKDPARPRILVVSTTGLGDSLWGTPAVRALKTRFPKSYLALLTSPIGSALYQNNPHLDEIITLDNPALPSCRKLLSPLKKKNFEIALIFHLSQRPVLPFVTLCKPSQIIGTNGINKGLDRLLTSPLDPSYEHEIERRLKIAEAIGAPPNGREMEIFLTSDEQKTIKDFLKNASFPIGIHPGAKDRYKQWAPAHFANLGKRLQEEYGAQVFVTGSQEEIPLAEKVADQISGALSVAGKFSVRLTAALIQQFKIFLANDTGPMHLAYAVKTPTFSLFAPTDPNLCGPYQIDHARYIQKKPTCSPCIGKKCRVPFCLEQITELEAWNQIKELIEIYN, encoded by the coding sequence ATGTCAGAAAATAGCACCATGTCTTGGAAAAACACTCTTCTTATTGGAATTTCTAAACTTTTCTCCACTTCAAAAAATGAAGTAAAGGATCCCGCGCGCCCCCGTATTCTCGTCGTTTCGACCACCGGGCTTGGCGATAGCCTGTGGGGAACACCCGCCGTACGCGCTCTTAAAACCCGTTTTCCCAAGTCTTACCTCGCCCTTCTAACAAGCCCAATTGGCTCTGCCCTTTACCAGAATAATCCTCACCTAGATGAAATCATTACCCTAGATAACCCTGCTCTACCTTCATGCAGAAAGCTCCTCTCTCCGCTCAAAAAGAAAAACTTTGAAATTGCGCTCATTTTCCACCTTTCCCAACGACCGGTGCTCCCCTTTGTGACACTTTGCAAACCAAGTCAAATCATTGGAACAAACGGAATCAATAAAGGACTCGATAGACTCTTAACCTCTCCTCTTGATCCTTCATATGAACACGAAATCGAAAGACGCCTCAAAATCGCCGAAGCAATCGGAGCTCCTCCAAACGGGAGGGAGATGGAAATTTTTCTCACGTCTGACGAACAAAAAACCATTAAAGACTTTTTAAAAAATGCTTCATTTCCAATTGGAATTCATCCAGGTGCAAAGGACCGCTACAAGCAATGGGCCCCCGCCCATTTTGCCAACCTCGGCAAACGGCTCCAAGAAGAATATGGCGCTCAAGTTTTTGTAACGGGAAGCCAAGAAGAAATCCCCCTCGCTGAAAAAGTTGCAGATCAGATTTCTGGCGCCCTCTCAGTCGCAGGAAAGTTTTCAGTCAGACTCACCGCTGCTTTGATTCAGCAATTCAAAATTTTTTTAGCAAATGATACGGGGCCCATGCATCTAGCTTATGCCGTCAAAACCCCCACCTTTTCTCTTTTCGCTCCGACAGATCCAAACCTTTGTGGTCCTTACCAAATCGACCACGCAAGATATATTCAAAAAAAACCTACCTGTTCGCCTTGCATCGGAAAAAAATGCCGCGTTCCTTTTTGTTTAGAACAAATAACGGAATTAGAAGCTTGGAATCAAATTAAAGAATTAATTGAGATTTATAATTAA